GCTTCCGTTTCCGTCTTGCCATTTGCCCAGCTCTCCACATGACGCTCTGGCTGAGCACTTTTCGACACAATTCAGGCTGCCTGCCGCCTGCCTTTGGAGTCTGGACTCAATTCAATAAAAGTTGTGtccatttaatttaaaattctcTCTCCCACTCGCACACTTCTCAGCCCCAATTCTGGGCCCTGCTCCTTTGCAAATTAATGGCGTTAAAATTAGTGCCATAGACAAATTCCGCACTTGGCACCTGTCCGGTGAAAAGTTtaccttttctttttctttattttgttaCCAGTTTATTTGGTTGTCACTTTGTGGAAAATTATGCCCAACCACCGTTGGGGATGGCGACACGTGTAACTGTAACTCCAAGTGGCTGGGCAGCCTCTCAGAAAACTTTTACATTGAGAGCCAACTTAAAGTTGTGCATTTTGCTAAATTTTACAAAACTTATTTGTCTTATTTCTCGTTTTACAGAACTGCCCATTGGCACTCGGGAGCGTCgcttttttggcattttacgCGCCGGCAAACGCAAGAACGGTAAGtggaaaaatacaaaatacaacatAGAACCCTAATGAAACCAATTAGGCAAACAGCCAGCCATACAAATTGTGGCGCTGAGCATCACAAAATGAAATATCAAAGGGCTAGACAAAGGGTAAACAAGCTGCTGCACAGCTTCGGTATCCAATTCAATTACAAAATGTACCATATAACGAGAAAGCGATCCGAATTCAACGAATTTTGCATGCTCTGTAGCTAAAAGCAAATCGAGTGTTGGGGTATGTTtgatattttcttatataaatCTAGGCTGAAATATTCTGAAGACTTCTCAATATCAATGTCAGTGTTGAGTAAAGCCGTGAATAGGGCTGGATAAGGCTTAGAAAAAAGCTTGAAGAGTCCAGGTATGTTCTGCTATGAACTTATTCAGTTCTGAAAATTTCCAATTTTTGTAcaatttcttagttttttttttgctaatatGAATTTCCTTGACCGTAAAtgccagtgttgcaaaatgtcGGAAATATTACTTGAAACGCATCATCGAACTCTGAACTGAAGTTTTCTCTGAAGCCTGGTGCAAGTTTCTCTTCAAGTTTTGCAACTCGCATCCATTTCTTTGAAGTGTTTGCCAGTTCGGGCAGCCCAACTGGACTCCCCGAAATGCTTCACCTGTCCAGggtaaaacaaaatttgaagtaGTCAATTGAAATTGTGCCAGTTTGAAGGCAGGTGGGTGACGACAACAGGGTGGGCTTTGCTGAACACAAAAGCCATTTACCAAAATCAATAGATTTATTCTGGACCGCAGCCCTGGAAACTGAATGCGGAGTTCTGGGCACAGTTCTGAGGCCAACAACTGGCATACAAATTGGGGCTTAGCAGCTCAAAAGATACTTTTACATCGGGGaaataaaagcattttccTGCCTACCTCCCTTTCCTACCTTCCTCCAGCTGCCTTTCTCTCTTCCTCTAAGCTGGCCATTTGATTCGGCCAAATTGTTGTGCGCTTTGTGGCCAGGACTTAGGCAAATATGTGTACGCAAAGGcttaacaattttaataacTGTTCGCATTGAGGAACCAAGGCCCAGGCTCAACTCATCAGGGCGAGCGTCTCGCCGCTGTCTCGCCACGTGGAGTCAGCCCCTCCACGTGCCACAAGTGGATTATCGGCTGGTTCTCTGGCTGGGCTTAGGCATCATTACAGTCTAAATGCCTTTAAATGGCCACATTCATATCAATTGCAGCTCAAGCTGGCGCCAGGCCCACCCGTGGAGCCAACCAGGCAGACGCATTCATCATGCCGCCTATCCTTTCCAACCTGTGCCCCCTCTCGTTCCTGACACCCTGTCGTCTTCAATTAAACGCAAATTATTCTGCGCTCAGCGAGCGGCACCTGTCCGGGTCGCCCATTTGGCCAGTGATCAATCCAACTTATGTCAGACGcggctgatgctgctgctgctccacttCAAATTAAGTCCCGGGCCATGCGGCTGCTgacattttaaattgattatgGGTCATGTCCGGCGGGGCTAATGGGCATATTATATTCAGTAGCTAAACGTCAGGTTGCAAGTCAATTGATGTTGCATAATCAGAAGGATTAACTTGCAAATTTAAGTCTAAACATGCTTCTGCATTTAAGGCTCTTTGTAAGCGTATATGCTGTGTCAGTAGAAGTCGCATTGATGTCTACTGGACTTGTACTGTAACTAGAAGTTCCATGAGCACAATCGTATTTTCCCAAAATATTCATTAAGGTATTTTGAATTGTCATAGAGTGCTACTTAAAAACTACATAAGGTGATTTGTATTTTCTCAAAGTATTTATCGAAAAGCTGTACTTAAATAAGTTTGAAAGTTTGTTCCAAAACATTTTAATCTTCTGAAATAGAATTTCTCATATTATAACTTTTCATTACTTTTTGTTCTTTCGTATTCCGTCTTACAATATAACtcctaatatatttatttattgtttaatgaTACTCCCAATTATACTCCTAATTCTCTTCTTATTCCTAATAGGACTCCTTATTTAAGTCCTAATTCTTTTCGAGTTTCTCATAGTATTCCGTATTTTACTCCTAATTCTTATCAAATTCGTAAAAATACTATgtttttcttctgcttcttttcATAGTCCGCATAGTAATCTTTATTAACTCCTAATTCATTTCGAATTCCGAAAAGTACTCCTAATTTGTTGTTGAACCCCAAATACAACTTCTAATTCTGTATTGTATCTTTGAATTACCCCCAATTTGACTTCTTAGAGTATTTCCTATCGTCTTCCCAGTCctattcatattttattctttGCCTTTTGTCACATTTAATTGTCCACTAAAATATGCCATGGTCTCGGCTCAAGAGAGAGCTAGCTAGAGAGCTATGCAAATGCTTTAAGCTAAGGTTCAAGTGCGCGACTCACCGCAGCCATGAGTGTCTTCCCCTGCCCTTTCTCCATACCCCAGCGGTATCTCAAATTACAACAAAGAACAAAaccaaactaaacaaaaagcaCAGAAACAGACGCCAAATCCGAATCGGATTTCGATTTCGACGGCGACTACGAGACAACTTCATAGCTGGCATTTCTACCATTGCCAGACGAAGGCAACGGGGCGAGGCAGAAGTTGgaggagaaggaggaggagAACATGGTCGAGGATGTCGACATGGCTTCAACAATTTTGTAATTACTTTGAGCCGCATGCAAATGCAACGACAACTTCTCAGTTGGTAGTTGGATAATTTCTCTGGGATTGGGTTGGGGATTGGGATGCTGGAGAGCGAGCTGTTAGCTGTGGGCGGCtggaattttataattaatcgGCAACGTTTTTCACACGACTTTATTCACAACCAGGCATCCCTGACATCAATGAACTCGTCCCGCTCCTCCGCATAGTCGGTGGCCACCGCCTCCTCCTGGTCTTGGCGCGCATAGTGATTGAATAGCATGTCCCGATGCGATGGCATCAATTTGCCGCTCTCGCAGCCATGCCGGTCCTCATACGTGATCTCGCCCAGGCCCATGCCGTGACTCTGGccgtgactgtgactgtgactctGGCCGTGACTTCCATGACCCATGCTGATGCCGCCAACGCCGCCGTGTCCATGGCCGCCGCCGTGTCCACCTTCGCCGGAGAAACCCACCACCTTGTAGACAGTCTGCTTAATGCCGCcggcgctgccgccgccagaGCCATGCAGCACCTTGTACACGGTGTGGGTGTGATGATGCGTCTTCATCTTGACGGGCACGTGGATTACCAGCCGGCGACTGGTGATGCGACGCGCCTGCAGCATGGTGgccgtcagcagcagcagagccagAAGATTGCTCGCTTTCAAAGGCGGCGCCGAGAGCTGAGAGAGGAGAGCGAGAAGGCGAGAGTAATTTGAAATTAGTTGGTTGAAGTACAAAGAGAATCTTTGATTCTAGACTTCAAGGCGAATTCCATTGGCAGAATGTTTTCTACATTTCTGATATTTTTTAGTATTTCGTTAGACCTTTTACTAAAACTTTCGATTGATTGAATATTTGATAATTATTCAAccaattttaattcaatatcaAATATTGTAATAATTATTCATTACAATTGAAATGATCACAAGAATGTTGCCTACATTTCTGATATGTTGATTGGTTGAATGTGTgtaattgcatatttatttattcatataaattcatcagcaattattgaaataattattCAGAACAATGGAAATGATGACAGGAATGTTAGTGCTTGACAGTGGAACCCATGAATGACATTCGTTCGACACTTTTATGCAAAAAATACATTCCAAATGACAAGACAATTGGTCAATGGAATCAATGAATGACATTCACTTTAAACTATATTAAGTTGCATagtttgctttagtttttatttcacTCATCATTCAAAATGACAGATATGTTTGTAATTCCACTGGCTGAATGACATTCACCTCATcttaaatgcttaaatatGTCTGTAAATCCTTTCAGATCAActtcataaataattttctgATCTTATTCAAGAGTTATTTGCTATTCACTTCGTTCATTCACTGCACTCACTAATTATTCACACAACACTCACATGTGtcattttggttttggcttgtgttgttgttgtttaatcCTTGGCTGCGGGCTGCTTGCCACCGTTTGTGGCACGTTCGCTTTTCGCACTGTCTGGGCGGGCTGGCGGCTGGCGAGCTTTTATATTGGCCGTGATTGGGCCCAGGTTCAGGGCACCGTGGTGCAGCATGTGGTGCACAGCCAAGTTATTAACGAGTGTCGATTGCATTTGATgtggccgctgctgcagcagcctGCCGCTGTGCCTGCCACATTTGCATGCCACACATTACCCGCATTACGTGTATTTAATTATGATTAAACAAGTTGTTGCCGCGCTTGTTATCGGCCGGGGGGAGTcgggtgggcgtggctgttggctgttggctgctCACTCGTGCGCTCCACAAGAGGTGGCaacaattgaacaattttcgCCACAGCTTCTCGCCTCGCCATCTGCGGCATGCAAAAACGGAAGCAGTCTCCACCAGGCGCCCCTTTGCGCAAATGCCAATCATTCAACCAAAAATAACTAAATCCATAGTCAAATATAAATACTGTATGTCATCGACTCGGCAATCGTACAGCATGCAACATTTCTATTTTATGCAACTGCTGCGAAATGCGGAAAATGCgacacagtttttttttatatttctttgccacttaattattgtcttataattattatgcttAGCTCAAATTACATATCTCATATGATATATGCATGTAATCTTTAAGTGGCGGGCTTTGATTGTGTTGATTATGACATTATTGTCATATCTTAAGTTCACACACATTTCAGATTCTCAGAATATGTttaaagagagaaagaagctTTTGACTCCATTCTTTAATTTAACCTTAATAAGTTCTCTTGACTATGCTATACAGAAGTAAAAACTCGGTGTTTACAATCCGATCTTTCGTAAACTTTCAGATTACTTAATTATGTTATATACAAAGGCAAGGCAGAGCTTTGTAGAGTTTTTTTTCTATGCAACGGAAAacgaaaaatgaaatattccTAATCGATGTGTACTATACAAGAACTTACATACAAAATTTGGTGTTCTAACTCTTATAATCTTCGAGATATAGtcataaaatcgatatttttaaaatcaggAGGAAAAATGAGAAGCTCGTTCTGTGTACATTTTACAATAACTTGTATTCCAAATATTTTCTCTGGCTTTTATAGTTTACAAAATCCATGTGTTCCGAGAGACAGGCTGGACTTATCTAGCTCGTTCTGATTCCGCAACATCTCTCTTTTCCCGAGCATCATTCCCTTTCTTTAATCTAGTTTCCAGTTTCATCTTCCATCTcttgtttgtctgtctgtcggtatttataattttgcaaatacaaattcagATTTTAAGCGTTAAATTCTAAACCTTTCCACATACCTTATAGAGTCGAATACTAGACTTTGTTCTGCCCGTAACTTAAGTAAGATACATACTTCCGTTGAAGTGCGCTCTTCCGATAAAGTAACACTGAAATAAGCCTCATTTATTGGATTAATTAAAGTTTGAGCCCTATCAAAACTCTGCTCTGCAATATTCTGCCAAATCCTCGAAAAACTGTCATTCTCATACCTCCAACTTTCAACTTAGTATAATAGTTCAGTTTACATGCGCTGGtttatgtgcatttaataaCCCGGCTCGAGATGTGCGCGGCCATAAAAGTGAATATCCTTTGAGATATGCTATGCCAGCTAATGAAACGAaagttcttctttttttttggcccaAAATAAACTGCAGCACTTGGCAATAAGTAAACGCGAAATGCGTTCTGCAGAACGTGCCCCATTCATTCTATAACTTTATGGGCAATCAGCCGCACTCTAATTGTCCAAAAACATGCATTGGGGTCGGAGGTTAGCCTGCCTCAATGCTAAAATGTTTGTCCGGGcgtagttataattttgatcAACTTTTATAAGCTCGGGCGGGGGGTGATGGGCGGTGGATGATGCGAAGGTGGAATATGCTGCATGTGGCAGCTAACAGCTGCACGAGTTGTAAgtttgccgttgttgttgttctcgttgaTGTTGCCTGTGCCTAGTCATAAACTGCATGCGAAATAGCCAAAAAGCACACActaaatacacacgcacacacgcgcacacccCGGCGGAGGTGTACGGCAGCAAAAAGTTGCTCATTTACAGCACGAGTcgcgtgtgggcgtggctggggGCAGCGTTCGGGCTGCTGGCTAATAAAACGAGGCGCTGacaagcc
The sequence above is a segment of the Drosophila virilis strain 15010-1051.87 chromosome 3, Dvir_AGI_RSII-ME, whole genome shotgun sequence genome. Coding sequences within it:
- the LOC6624130 gene encoding uncharacterized protein; translated protein: MTHLSAPPLKASNLLALLLLTATMLQARRITSRRLVIHVPVKMKTHHHTHTVYKVLHGSGGGSAGGIKQTVYKVVGFSGEGGHGGGHGHGGVGGISMGHGSHGQSHSHSHGQSHGMGLGEITYEDRHGCESGKLMPSHRDMLFNHYARQDQEEAVATDYAEERDEFIDVRDAWL